One region of Vigna angularis cultivar LongXiaoDou No.4 chromosome 10, ASM1680809v1, whole genome shotgun sequence genomic DNA includes:
- the LOC108335623 gene encoding LOW QUALITY PROTEIN: uncharacterized protein LOC108335623 (The sequence of the model RefSeq protein was modified relative to this genomic sequence to represent the inferred CDS: deleted 1 base in 1 codon), whose translation MMESACCFCFFSSKKSVVVGRNGRSSSKDVQWEKNDEMLSDRSTFSVKEQEKRLKKALEEEEKVSKEAERVVQWVKQESAKIHLSAVKTVLNEPQKESNVV comes from the exons ATGATGGAATCAGCATGttgtttttgcttcttctccAGCAAGAAGAGTGTTGTTGTTGGAAGGAATGGCAGAAGCAGTTCAAAAGACGTTCAGTGGGAAAAGAATGATGAGATGCTATCTGACAGAAGCACGTTTTCTGTG AAGGAACAAGAAAAGAGATTGAAGAAAGctttggaagaggaagaaaaggttAGCAAGGAAGCAGAGAGGGTTGTCCAATGGGTCAAGCAGGAATCAGCAAAAATTCATCTTTCTGCAGTCAAAACAGTTCTTAATGAACCCCAAAAAGAATCAAATGTTGTGTAA
- the LOC108335622 gene encoding uncharacterized protein LOC108335622: protein MGFYDFSDTDNESAIEEIISLAQDACVLDQLSVINCAGITNSVLPSHLETRFRNLKSFPPTKARTFPTPTSRNEASFNFSPSKQNPDSGYTSSHDKKGVEEKSKDDSVSSPPFTPSSSEKSSMSSIFKPAQKDGSKKHSPLRSSSSPSPSPPRRRGCLWCSPKKKEQKKKSKENWGDEILSSLGSFSIKEQQKMLKKAMKEEEKVSREAEKIVQWAKLASARMNASDIDDELSD from the coding sequence ATGGGTTTCTACGACTTCTCCGACACCGACAACGAGTCCGCCATAGAAGAAATTATCTCACTGGCCCAAGATGCATGCGTGTTGGACCAACTCTCCGTCATCAACTGCGCCGGAATCACCAACTCCGTCCTCCCTTCCCACCTCGAAACCCGTTTCCGCAACCTCAAATCCTTTCCACCAACCAAAGCTCGCACATTTCCCACCCCCACTTCAAGAAACGAAGCAAGTTTCAATTTTTCGCCCTCCAAACAGAACCCAGATTCTGGGTACACTTCTTCGCATGACAAAAAGGGAGTGGAAGAAAAATCTAAAGATGATTCTGTTTCTTCGCCCCCTTTTACCCCTTCTTCCTCTGAGAAAAGTTCCATgtcttccattttcaaaccGGCGCAAAAGGACGGTTCCAAAAAGCACTCTCCTTTGCGGTCTTCAAGTTCCCCTTCTCCTTCGCCTCCTCGGAGGAGGGGTTGCTTGTGGTGCTCTCCCAAGAAGAAGGagcagaagaagaaaagtaagGAGAATTGGGGTGACGAGATTTTGTCTTCATTGGGAAGCTTCTCCATCAAGGAGCAGCAGAAGATGCTGAAGAAGGCGatgaaggaagaagagaaggtTAGCCGCGAGGCTGAAAAGATCGTGCAGTGGGCCAAGCTAGCATCTGCAAGAATGAACGCTTCTGACATTGATGATGAACTCAGTGATTGA
- the LOC108335621 gene encoding SH3 domain-containing protein 1 yields the protein MDAIRKQASKLREQVARQQQAILRQLGQISNEPLMTDESEIERHQQLQKLYTSTKTAKHFQRHIVRAIEGFISVSSKQMEIVRKLARDCCRYGTENLGSGYPLARASLQFGNSYDMMENERETLLGILGDQISEPLRAQITGAPLEDARHLTHRYDKLHQEVEAQAAEVLRRRSKLRNSSVSAESSVRLQNAETRLKELKSALAALGKEATAAMLSVEEQQQQMTLQSLRTMVDAERAYHQHVLIILEKVYTEITEERQPKEATSIPLPRDGHNQPADENTASNGIDYKHNSQTGTYFFAKVVHPFDAQAEGELSLSVDDFVIVRQVGPNGWSEGECQGNAGWFPTAYVQRQDLIPASKVPE from the exons ATGGATGCTATAAGGAAGCAAGCAAGCAAGTTAAGGGAGCAAGTTGCAAGGCAACAGCAG GCCATACTTAGACAGTTGGGTCAAATTAGCAATGAACCACTCATGACTGATGAATCTGAAATTGAACGTCACCAGCAGCTTCAGAAGTTATACACTTCCACAAAGACAGCTAAG CATTTTCAGCGGCATATTGTTCGAGCTATTGAAGGGTTCATCTCAGTTAGCTCCAAGCAGATGGAGATAG TGAGGAAGTTGGCTAGGGACTGCTGTAGGTATGGGACCGAGAATCTTGGTAGTGGTTATCCCCTTGCAAGGGCTTCTCTTCAATTTGGTAACTCGTATGATATGATGGAAAATGAGAGGGAGACTTTGCTCGGGATCTTAGGTGATCAG ATCTCTGAACCACTGCGGGCACAGATAACAGGAGCTCCTTTGGAGGATGCACGGCATCTCACTCACCGGTATGATAAACTTCATCAAGAAGTAGAAGCACAG GCTGCGGAAGTTTTGAGGCGTCGATCAAAGTTGAGGAATTCTTCTGTTTCTGCAGAGAGTTCTGTGAGGCTTCAAAATGCAGAAACAAGGTTGAAAGAACTTAAATCTGCCTTGGCAGCACTTGGTAAAGAAGCTACCGCTGCGATGTTGTCCGTTGAAGAACAACAGCAACAGATGACTCTCCAGAGCCTTCGTACAATG GTGGATGCAGAGAGAGCCTATCATCAACATGTCCTTATTATTCTAGAGAAAGTATATACTGAG ATAACTGAGGAGAGACAACCAAAAGAGGCTACATCAATTCCACTGCCAAGAGATGGACATAATCAACCTGCAGATGAGAATACTGCTTCAAATGGCATTGATTATAAACACAACAGTCAAACAGGCACCTACTTTTTTGCGAAG GTGGTACATCCATTTGACGCTCAAGCTGAGGGGGAGTTAAGCCTATCAGTTGATGATTTTGTTATAGTTCGTCAG GTTGGTCCGAATGGATGGTCAGAAGGAGAATGCCAAGGCAATGCTGGATGGTTTCCCACTGCTTATGTACAGAGACAGGACTTGATACCTGCCAGTAAGGTACCAGAATAA
- the LOC108335618 gene encoding LRR receptor-like serine/threonine-protein kinase FEI 1, with translation MGICLLKWQWPWLLLIVLIHVVIIKSNAITPDGEVLLSFRTSVVNSDGILLQWRPEDPDPCKWKGVKCDPKTKRVTHLSLSHHKLSGSISPDLGKLENLRVLALHNNNFYGTIPSELGNCTALEGIFLQGNYLSGIIPSEIGNLSLLVNLDISSNSLSGNIPASLGKLYNLKNFNVSTNFLVGPIPSDGVLGNFTGSSFVGNRGLCGVKTNSTCKDDGSPGTNTQSTSSDQNQMGKKKYSGRLLISASATVGALLLVALMCFWGCFLYKKFGKNDRISLAMDVGAGASIVMFHGDLPYSSKDIIKKLETLNEEHIIGIGGFGTVYKLAMDDGNVFALKRIVKLNEGFDRFFERELEILGSIKHRYLVNLRGYCNSPTSKLLIYDYLSGGSLDEALHERAEQLDWDSRLNIIMGAAKGLAYLHHDCSPRIIHRDIKSSNILLDGNLDARVSDFGLAKLLEDEESHITTIVAGTFGYLAPEYMQSGRATEKSDVYSFGVLTLEVLSGKRPTDAAFIEKGLNIVGWLNFLITENRPREIVDPLCDGVQVESLDALLSVAIQCVSSSPEDRPTMHRVVQLFESEVVTPCPSDFYDSNSD, from the exons ATGGGCATTTGTCTTTTGAAATGGCAGTGGCCGTGGCTTCTTTTGATTGTGCTGATACATGTTGTAATCATTAAGAGCAATGCTATCACTCCCGATG GTGAGGTGCTTCTCAGCTTTAGGACATCAGTTGTTAATTCTGATGGTATCCTATTACAGTGGAGGCCAGAGGATCCTGACCCATGTAAATGGAAAGGAGTGAAATGTGATCCCAAAACCAAAAGAGTAACACATCT GAGTCTATCCCACCATAAGTTAAGCGGGTCTATATCACCTGACCTTGGGAAGCTCGAGAATCTGAGGGTTCT TGCTCTGCATAACAACAATTTCTATGGGACAATTCCTTCAGAATTGGGAAATTGCACTGCATTGGAGGGAAT ATTTTTACAGGGTAATTACCTTAGTGGAATCATTCCAAGTGAAATAGGAAACCTTTCGCTGCTCGTAAATTT GGACATATCGAGCAATTCCCTCAGTGGGAATATTCCTGCATCACTTGGGAAGTTGTACAATCTCAAAAATTT caatgtaTCCACCAATTTTCTGGTCGGACCCATACCTTCTGATGGTGTCCTTGGCAACTTTACTGGAAGCTC CTTTGTTGGAAATCGTGGTCTGTGCGGAGTGAAAACCAATTCAACATGTAAAGATGATGGTTCACCGGGGACCAATACTCAATCTACTTCCTCAG ACCAAAATcaaatgggaaagaagaaaTATTCTGGCCGACTACTCATCAGTGCATCAGCAACTGTGGGAGCTCTACTTTTGGTGGCACTTATGTGCTTCTGGGGCTGTTTCCTTTACAAGAAGTTTGGTAAAAATGACAGAATAAGCCTGGCAATGGATGTTGGCGCAG GTGCATCAATTGTGATGTTTCACGGAGACCTTCCATATTCTTCAAAAGACATCATTAAGAAACTAGAGACTTTGAATGAAGAACACATAATAGGAATTGGGGGATTTGGAACTGTATACAAGCTTGCAATGGATGATGGGAATGTCTTTGCTTTGAAAAGGATTGTAAAGTTGAATGAGGGGTTTGATCGTTTTTTTGAGAGGGAGCTTGAAATTCTTGGTAGCATCAAACATCGTTATCTAGTGAACTTACGAGGATATTGCAATTCACCAACATCGAAGTTGTTAATATATGACTACCTATCAGGTGGTAGTCTTGATGAAGCTCTTCATG AAAGGGCTGAGCAACTAGACTGGGATTCACGCTTAAATATAATCATGGGTGCTGCAAAAGGGCTTGCTTACTTGCACCATGATTGCTCCCCTAGGATTATACACCGAGACATAAAATCTAGTAACATTTTACTTGATGGAAACTTGGATGCTCGAGTATCTGATTTTGGACTTGCCAAACTTCTGGAGGATGAAGAATCGCACATCACCACTATTGTTGCTGGAACATTTGGTTATCTTGCTCCAG AGTATATGCAAAGTGGCAGAGCAACTGAGAAGTCTGATGTGTATAGTTTTGGTGTGTTGACACTCGAAGTGCTGAGTGGAAAGCGGCCAACAGATGCAGCATTCATTGAAAAGGGTCTCAATATTGTTGGTTGG TTGAATTTTctaattacagaaaataggccgAGGGAAATTGTTGACCCACTATGTGATGGGGTGCAAGTGGAGAGCCTAGATGCCTTGCTCTCTGTGGCTATTCAGTGTGTCTCCTCAAGTCCAGAAGATCGACCCACTATGCATCGAGTAGTGCAATTGTTTGAATCAGAGGTCGTAACTCCATGCCCTAGTGACTTCTATGATTCCAACTCCGATTAG